The Lactuca sativa cultivar Salinas chromosome 2, Lsat_Salinas_v11, whole genome shotgun sequence genome includes a window with the following:
- the LOC111876984 gene encoding secreted RxLR effector protein 161-like, producing MDTCASAKVPMGFGHKIFVDPSGAPVDEKKYCGMIRSLLYLTARRPDIMFSACLCARFQANPKMSHLLAVKQIFRYLKGTKSLGLWYPANESFLLQAYADSNYGCLQLDRKSTSGGCQLLGGRLVSWSSKKQNCIALSTAEAKYIAAANCTS from the coding sequence atggacacctGCGCCTCTGCCAAAGTTCCAATGGGCTTCGGACACAAGATCTTTGTCGACCCTTCGGGTGCTCctgttgatgaaaagaagtattgTGGAATGATTAGATCTCTACTCTATCTCACAGCAAGACGTCCAGACATAATGTTTTCAGCATGCTTATGTGCTAGATTTCAAGCCAAcccaaagatgtctcatcttttggctGTGAAACAAATTTTCCGATATCTTAAAGGCACAAAGAGTCTCGGACTCTGGTACCCTGCAAATGAAAGCTTCCTACTACAAGCATATGCAGATTCAAACTATGGTTGTCTTCAACTTGATAGAAAAAGCACTTCAGGTGGTTGTCAACTCTTAGGTGGTCGTTTGGttagttggtcatccaagaaacagaactgcATTGCACTCTCTACAGCCGAAGCAAAATACATTGCTGCTGCCAACTGTACATCATAG